A genomic stretch from Candidatus Thermokryptus mobilis includes:
- the cas2 gene encoding CRISPR-associated endonuclease Cas2, with product MYYIVVYDVEQKRVSKVCKFLRRYLHWVQNSVFEGELTEGKFMEMKFKLMQIIDPKVDSVVIYTLDFRWRGREIIGVDKNRVDIFV from the coding sequence ATGTATTACATAGTTGTCTATGATGTTGAACAAAAGCGTGTTTCCAAGGTTTGCAAATTTTTGAGGAGGTATCTTCATTGGGTTCAGAATTCCGTTTTTGAGGGTGAGCTGACAGAGGGCAAATTTATGGAGATGAAGTTTAAGCTTATGCAAATTATTGATCCTAAGGTTGATTCGGTAGTTATTTATACGCTTGATTTTAGATGGCGAGGTAGGGAGATCATAGGTGTTGATAAAAACAGAGTTGATATTTTTGTGTAG